In Bacteroidales bacterium, a single window of DNA contains:
- a CDS encoding nucleoside deaminase, with protein MSYESKFMAQAIRLAVDNVKSGNGGPFGAVVVKNGEVISTGVNSVTSSNDPTAHAEVIAIREACKKLNSFQLDDCEIYASCEPCPMCLGAIYWARPVTLYFAGTKKDAANIGFDDSFIYEEINIPYQKRKIITEHIEHPETLAPFIEWKNKVDKIKY; from the coding sequence ATGTCATACGAATCAAAATTCATGGCACAGGCCATCCGTCTTGCAGTCGATAACGTGAAATCAGGTAATGGCGGACCTTTCGGTGCAGTGGTCGTGAAAAACGGAGAAGTTATCAGTACAGGAGTCAACAGTGTTACGTCATCAAACGACCCTACGGCTCATGCTGAAGTAATTGCCATTCGCGAAGCCTGTAAAAAATTAAATTCATTCCAGCTTGATGATTGCGAAATTTATGCAAGCTGCGAGCCTTGCCCCATGTGCCTTGGCGCAATTTACTGGGCACGTCCGGTAACACTATATTTTGCAGGAACAAAGAAAGATGCCGCCAATATTGGTTTTGACGATTCATTTATTTATGAAGAAATAAATATTCCATATCAAAAAAGAAAAATCATCACAGAACACATTGAGCATCCTGAAACGCTTGCACCGTTTATTGAATGGAAAAATAAAGTAGATAAAATCAAATATTAA